A portion of the Panulirus ornatus isolate Po-2019 chromosome 43, ASM3632096v1, whole genome shotgun sequence genome contains these proteins:
- the LOC139762382 gene encoding uncharacterized protein yields MERLAMYSRLVMLVALAVQNPQVVAQSTTAQDLPDIQVSSLGYEDLQGELTVSPYSTYCNWKPVMGPVCIYNKTNQVVVVPPGLRLTLGQLELEIHQAKTVHVYPTCVSWIQIFSAGLVSTLPAKVEQDCRTWLRVYDSKIDTVAYGVKDLTIVNAQVNTINLSDQRDFMALNSTINSIEALDWKGYRGTILNTSILRVNHIVARDNWHIVDSHFGFVMTEGMMFNSHDMSLVNSTISHIASQGLMVMSGTVSFANVTIDFLETNAIVVSSPEGFLSLTNITIVSAMAPCIVVPDSGRILLVNVTMMDTPLNLTSPFLKFQDEEIISESNTTIQMESERKGCSTNITTITCDFNNVDERIVVKGGGLQGYSLVALHNARALQVVSTGCQQELQLHAVNGTLPHILPVTSNASSDDPCNMTLKAWESHLLVISGEHINSMSISHSWVKRLHGGQLEHFSLLNSTVTEMDGVEVVGGGALWKDVKIGTLVNLTLSGPLTSQHLHIQQKVEEGSVIIDHPNATTSIEKLRLSMMGRGSMVVRQGSRLVLNDVLAISVAREAIMVEEGASVQATSLRSVMPSYDVFSVASLDQVELSKAGHATDLLVHVRRPPPSVDDLSNLTISTIHTSPYCRTIPFVLQVCDFSNAPEGEVSVDLMRGQQSRRAIVRSAASVTIYPSCIEKLILTEVINATTVENGRDCVTWLEATGVHFSNITCGVHDVTLTSCTVELLAPDHSLRDLDLESSTVTRIIGIHWSGYTGVFNHSHLGRVEGMVADSRMIMSNSSINSLMKDGLVIMAEASISNTTINEVQEGGITIKGKLHMQGVTIGTLAKGAIVVSDGLLQLSNVKIVLANEASIVAGQKGGVSFQNVTVAGKIVHWRGYLADSSTALNQSLIFLNKAFIDDNKRVPTLSLATDESTTTSTPSKLSPKASSVFQTQTTASGDDTLSAVSQDLLVASTNTSWKWAGAGIGFFVGLLVGCCLFVAIKVIRPNKGMLSMPTVFWRVKDDQQELLQEDHTTLEVPNNCKEQGYHTVPGSEVY; encoded by the exons ATGGAGAGGCTAGCCATGTATAGcaggctggtgatgctggtggcctTGGCTGTACAAAATCCTCAAGTGGTGGCACAGTCAACTACGGCCCAAGACCTTCCTGACATCCAGGTCTCCTCCCTCGGTTACGAGGACCTGCAAGGGGAGCTGACAGTGTCCCCATACAGCACCTACTGCAACTGGAAGCCCGTCATGGGACCAGTCTGTATCTACAACAAGACTAATCAG gtagtggtggtgcccCCGGGGCTGCGACTTACCTTAGGCCAGCTGGAGTTGGAGATTCATCAGGCGAAGACAGTGCATGTGTATCCTACCTGTGTCTCATGGATCCAGATCTTCAGTGCTGGCCTCGTCAGCACCCTCCCAGCCAAG GTGGAGCAGGACTGCCGTACTTGGTTACGGGTTTACGACTCAAAAATTGACACAGTGGCCTACGGTGTGAAGGATCTCACTATTGTCAATGCTCAGGTCAACACCATCAACCTCTCTGACCAGCGGGACTTCATGGCCCTCAACTCCACAATCAATTCCATTGAAGCACTAGACTGGAAAGGGTACCGTGGCACCATTTTGAATACATCCATCCTGCGTGTGAATCACATTGTGGCTCGAGACAACTGGCACATTGTAGACAGCCACTTTGGTTTTGTAATGACTGAGGGAATGATGTTCAACTCTCATGACATGTCTCTTGTTAACAGCACCATCTCCCACATAGCCTCTCAGGGCTTGATGGTCATGAGTGGCACTGTGTCCTTTGCCAATGTTACTATTGACTTTTTAGAAACCAATGCCATTGTGGTGAGCAGCCCTGAGGGGTTCCTCTCACTTACCAATATCACTATTGTATCAGCCATGGCACCGTGCATTGTTGTACCGGACAGTGGAAGGATCTTGCTGGTCAATGTGACCATGATGGATACTCCACTCAACTTGACTTCACCTTTCCTCAAGTTTCAGGATGAAGAAATAATTTCAGAAAGCAACACCACCATCCAAATGGAGAGTGAACGCAAGGGTTGCtccactaacatcaccaccattacttgtGATTTCAACAATGTGGATGAG AGGATCGTGGTGAAGGGTGGAGGTCTGcaggggtacagcttggtggccCTCCACAATGCCCGTGCCCTCCAGGTAGTCTCCACTGGCTGCCAGCAGGAACTACAGCTGCATGCTGTCAATGGCACACTGCCCCACATCCTTCCTGTCACCTCTAATGCCTCCTCGGATGACCCCTGCAACATGACCCTGAAGGCATGGGAGTCTCATCTGTTGGTCATCTCTGGGGAACACATCAACAGCATGAGcatctcccacagctgggtcaagAGACTCCATGGAGGCCAGCTGGAGCACTTCAGCCTCCTTAATTCAACAGTGACAGAGATGGATGGGGTGGaagtagtgggaggaggagcccTCTGGAAGGATGTGAAGATCGGCACCCTGGTCAACCTGACACTGTCAGGGCCACTCACCTCACAACATCTCCATATACAACAGAAG GTGGAGGAGGGCTCAGTGATCATAGACCACCCCAATGCTACAACCAGCATTGAAAAGTTGAGACTATCAATGATGGGTCGGGGAAGTATGGTAGTGCGGCAGGGAAGTAGGCTTGTCCTTAATGATGTGCTGGCCATCTCCGTGGCCAGGGAGGCCattatggtggaggagggggctagTGTACAGGCCACCAGCCTCAGGTCTGTCATGCCCTCCTATGATGTCTTCTCTGTCGCCTCACTGGACCAG gtgGAGCTGAGCAAGGCTGGGCATGCAACAGACCTGTTGGTGCACGTCAGGAGGCCACCACCTTCTGTAGATGACCTCAGCaacctcaccatcagcaccatcCACACCTCGCCCTACTGCCGCACCATCCCCTTTGTTCTTCAGGTCTGCGACTTCTCCAATGCCCCAGAG GGGGAGGTGAGTGTTGACCTGATGCGCGGACAGCAGAGTCGCCGGGCTATCGTCAGGAGTGCTGCTTCTGTCACCATATACCCATCTTGTATTGAGAAG TTAATCTTGACGGAGGTGATCAATGCCACGACTGTAGAAAATGGGCGGGACTGTGTGACGTGGCTAGAGGCTACGGGTGTACACTTCAGCAATATCACCTGCGGTGTTCATGACGTGACGCTAACATCATGCACTGTTGAACTCCTTGCTCCTGACCACTCGCTGAGGGACCTGGACTTAGAAAGCAGCACGGTAACAAGGATCATTGGAATTCACTGGTCTGGCTACACTGGCGTCTTCAATCACTCCCATCTTGGCAGAGTGGAGGGCATGGTGGCAGACAGTCGAATGATAATGTCTAATTCTAGCATTAACTCCCTAATGAAGGATGGTCTTGTCATCATGGCTGAGGCCAGCATTTCCAACACTACTATTAATGAAGTCCAGGAGGGTGGAATCACCATCAAGGGCAAGTTACACATGCAGGGTGTTACCATTGGCACTCTGGCCAAAGGTGCTATTGTGGTCTCTGATGGTCTGCTCCAGCTTTCCAATGTCAAGATTGTATTGGCAAATGAAGCCAGTATCGTAGCTGGTCAAAAAGGTGGTGTGTCCTTCCAGAATGTGACAGTAGCTGGCAAAATAGTCCACTGGCGGGGCTACCTTGCTGATAGTTCTACTGCACTGAACCAATCCTTAATATTTCTTAATAAAGCTTTCATTGACGATAATAAGAGAGTTCCCACCCTGTCTTTGGCAACAGATGAATCAACTACCACAAGTACACCCAGTAAATTGTCTCCCAAAGCATCATCAGTGTTCCAGACTCAGACAACAGCTTCTGGGGATGATACTCTGAGTGCTGTCTCACAAGACTTGCTGGTGGCCTCTACCAACACCTCATGGAAGTGGGCTGGAGCAGGAATTGGCTTCTTTGTGGGGCTGCTTGTTGGCTGCTGCCTGTTTGTGGCCATCAAAGTGATTAG GCCAAACAAGGGCATGCTCTCAATGCCTACGGTCTTTTGGCGAGTCAAGGATGATCAACAAGAACTTCTTCAGGAGGACCACACTACCCTGGAGGTTCCAAATAATTGTAAAGAGCAGGGTTACCATACTGTACCAGGCTCTGAGGTCTACTAA